In Chitinibacter sp. SCUT-21, a single genomic region encodes these proteins:
- a CDS encoding nucleotidyltransferase family protein gives MCAEIRLGTIDLLPQNMQQLIQWIRAEESLMAALRLARSLELPQWCIAAGSIRNLVWDRIHGFDFQLAEIDLIYWDDRDISSERDQAAQQQLSQLAPHWQWDVCNQAGVHRWYRNQNGQAIVPFSSTLAAMASWPETATAIGASLDQHDALHIWAPPLYGGESALLDLFALRLRHNPTQVSRAVFEQRVQDKQFLQRWPKLHLMKAYNQADC, from the coding sequence TTCAGTGGATTCGGGCGGAAGAATCGCTAATGGCCGCGCTGCGCCTCGCTCGATCGCTTGAATTACCCCAGTGGTGTATTGCCGCAGGATCTATCCGTAATTTGGTCTGGGATCGAATACATGGCTTTGATTTTCAGCTGGCCGAAATCGATCTGATTTATTGGGATGACCGCGACATCTCGAGCGAGCGCGATCAGGCTGCGCAACAGCAATTGTCGCAACTCGCGCCCCACTGGCAATGGGATGTGTGCAATCAAGCTGGCGTGCATCGCTGGTATCGTAATCAGAACGGCCAAGCGATTGTGCCGTTTTCATCGACCTTGGCGGCCATGGCCAGCTGGCCAGAAACCGCCACCGCAATTGGCGCCTCACTCGATCAGCATGACGCATTGCACATCTGGGCGCCGCCCTTATACGGCGGAGAGTCGGCTTTGCTGGATTTATTCGCTTTGCGCTTACGTCACAATCCAACGCAAGTATCGCGCGCGGTGTTTGAGCAGCGAGTACAGGACAAGCAGTTTTTACAGCGCTGGCCCAAATTGCATTTGATGAAAGCATACAATCAGGCAGACTGTTAG
- a CDS encoding CREG family protein: MLWSEAIALIRRRRTLALASMSAQMPGYPHVSWLPMVADEAGRPLLVMSRLAEHTQNILQDAKVSVLLHEEEMALDKARLTIVGDLQPATLDELLAARLARYNPELASYLQMSDFAVWRLWPRRARYIAGFGKMGWIEGEQWESAFALSLPQEAQLIAEFSPATAFELVGVDLGGCDLRRDQVLQRYEFAQAARSIDEVTMALEQLLQGI; the protein is encoded by the coding sequence ATGTTGTGGTCTGAAGCGATTGCTTTGATTCGCCGCCGCCGTACACTGGCGCTGGCGAGTATGTCGGCGCAGATGCCCGGTTATCCGCATGTGTCTTGGCTGCCTATGGTGGCCGATGAGGCTGGGCGACCATTGTTGGTGATGAGCCGTTTGGCCGAACACACCCAAAATATTCTGCAAGACGCCAAGGTCAGTGTGTTACTGCATGAGGAAGAGATGGCGCTAGATAAAGCGCGCCTCACTATTGTGGGGGATTTGCAGCCCGCCACGCTCGATGAGCTGCTCGCCGCACGCTTGGCGCGTTACAATCCTGAATTAGCCAGTTATCTGCAAATGAGTGATTTTGCAGTGTGGCGCTTGTGGCCGCGCCGTGCGCGGTATATCGCCGGTTTTGGCAAAATGGGCTGGATCGAAGGCGAGCAGTGGGAAAGTGCTTTTGCGCTCAGTTTGCCGCAAGAAGCACAATTAATCGCCGAATTTAGCCCCGCCACGGCATTTGAGCTGGTGGGAGTTGATCTCGGTGGCTGTGATTTGCGCCGCGATCAAGTGTTGCAACGTTATGAGTTTGCACAAGCTGCCCGCAGTATTGATGAAGTTACAATGGCGCTAGAACAATTATTGCAAGGAATTTAA